From a single Tachypleus tridentatus isolate NWPU-2018 chromosome 6, ASM421037v1, whole genome shotgun sequence genomic region:
- the LOC143254041 gene encoding P-selectin-like isoform X1 — protein sequence MSRCSGYSQLLVVCTFVMTLIERSSCAKVCTPLPTIENGNVHNVDYYSPVGTEVQYSCHKGYYLEGKQTRRCLESQVWSDKEPKCLIIDCGFVIYNNPNGKVVHVNGTTTFGSVLQLRCNEGYKVVGGQNIMVCQNNSRWSNINLHCAEISCGLAQTPDNGVWIPTNKSKTTAVGTVMKLSCKRGRAIPPQHATIRCQPNGTWTPVMAVCAGNGRSTMSSTKLIATVIGLFLLAVLMVTVVVMLKKRKQQLKYAAHTNRTRTFLYRPSKEIGAFLYIKSSGSGQYLNLLEEDIEEENAEDSMTRRPLPPDSISDQHSSVEVLEQHNQYKIPT from the exons ATGAGCCGATGTTCTGGATACTCGCAATTACTCGTGGTGTGCACATTTGTAATGACCTTGATAGAGAGAAGTAGCTGTG CTAAAGTTTGTACTCCACTTCCTACAATTGAAAATGGGAACGTCCATAATGTTGATTATTACAGTCCAGTAGGTACAGAAGTCCAATACAGCTGTCATAAAGGTTATTATCTCGAGGGAAAACAGACTCGCAGGTGTCTTGAATCTCAGGTCTGGTCGGACAAAGAACCAAAGTGTTTAA TTATTGACTGTGGCTTCGTGATATACAATAATCCGAACGGAAAAGTTGTACATGTGAATGGAACAACTACATTTGGCAGCGTACTTCAACTACGCTGTAATGAAGGTTACAAGGTCGTTGGTGGTCAGAATATCATGGTCTGTCAGAACAACAGTCGTTGGAGTAACATCAATCTACACTGTGCAG AGATAAGCTGTGGTCTTGCCCAAACCCCTGACAATGGTGTCTGGATCCCCACAAACAAGAGTAAGACGACTGCAGTAGGAACAGTTATGAAACTTTCTTGTAAACGTGGGAGAGCTATTCCACCTCAACATGCCACAATTCGTTGCCAACCCAATGGGACATGGACCCCAGTCATGGCCGTTTGTGCAG GAAATGGAAGATCCACAATGTCGTCGACCAAATTAATTG CTACTGTTATCGGCCTCTTTCTTCTTGCTGTTCTCATGGTAACCGTTGTTGTGATGTTGAAGAAAAG AAAGCAACAACTGAAGTACGCTGCACACACCAATAGGACAAGGACATTTTTGTATCGACCATCAAAGGAAATTGGAGCTTTTCTCTATATTAAATCATCTGGAAGTGGTCAGTATTTAAATCTTTTAGAAGAAGATATAGAAGAAGAAAATGCAGAAGATTCCATGACCAGAAGACCACTACCACCAGATTCTATAAGTGACCAGCATTCCTCTGTAGAAGTATTAGAACAACACAACCAGTATAAAATACCAACTTAG
- the LOC143254041 gene encoding sushi domain-containing protein 4-like isoform X3 produces the protein MSRCSGYSQLLVVCTFVMTLIERSSCAKVCTPLPTIENGNVHNVDYYSPVGTEVQYSCHKGYYLEGKQTRRCLESQVWSDKEPKCLIIDCGFVIYNNPNGKVVHVNGTTTFGSVLQLRCNEGYKVVGGQNIMVCQNNSRWSNINLHCAGNGRSTMSSTKLIATVIGLFLLAVLMVTVVVMLKKRKQQLKYAAHTNRTRTFLYRPSKEIGAFLYIKSSGSGQYLNLLEEDIEEENAEDSMTRRPLPPDSISDQHSSVEVLEQHNQYKIPT, from the exons ATGAGCCGATGTTCTGGATACTCGCAATTACTCGTGGTGTGCACATTTGTAATGACCTTGATAGAGAGAAGTAGCTGTG CTAAAGTTTGTACTCCACTTCCTACAATTGAAAATGGGAACGTCCATAATGTTGATTATTACAGTCCAGTAGGTACAGAAGTCCAATACAGCTGTCATAAAGGTTATTATCTCGAGGGAAAACAGACTCGCAGGTGTCTTGAATCTCAGGTCTGGTCGGACAAAGAACCAAAGTGTTTAA TTATTGACTGTGGCTTCGTGATATACAATAATCCGAACGGAAAAGTTGTACATGTGAATGGAACAACTACATTTGGCAGCGTACTTCAACTACGCTGTAATGAAGGTTACAAGGTCGTTGGTGGTCAGAATATCATGGTCTGTCAGAACAACAGTCGTTGGAGTAACATCAATCTACACTGTGCAG GAAATGGAAGATCCACAATGTCGTCGACCAAATTAATTG CTACTGTTATCGGCCTCTTTCTTCTTGCTGTTCTCATGGTAACCGTTGTTGTGATGTTGAAGAAAAG AAAGCAACAACTGAAGTACGCTGCACACACCAATAGGACAAGGACATTTTTGTATCGACCATCAAAGGAAATTGGAGCTTTTCTCTATATTAAATCATCTGGAAGTGGTCAGTATTTAAATCTTTTAGAAGAAGATATAGAAGAAGAAAATGCAGAAGATTCCATGACCAGAAGACCACTACCACCAGATTCTATAAGTGACCAGCATTCCTCTGTAGAAGTATTAGAACAACACAACCAGTATAAAATACCAACTTAG
- the LOC143254041 gene encoding uncharacterized protein LOC143254041 isoform X2 → MSRCSGYSQLLVVCTFVMTLIERSSCVIDCGFVIYNNPNGKVVHVNGTTTFGSVLQLRCNEGYKVVGGQNIMVCQNNSRWSNINLHCAEISCGLAQTPDNGVWIPTNKSKTTAVGTVMKLSCKRGRAIPPQHATIRCQPNGTWTPVMAVCAGNGRSTMSSTKLIATVIGLFLLAVLMVTVVVMLKKRKQQLKYAAHTNRTRTFLYRPSKEIGAFLYIKSSGSGQYLNLLEEDIEEENAEDSMTRRPLPPDSISDQHSSVEVLEQHNQYKIPT, encoded by the exons ATGAGCCGATGTTCTGGATACTCGCAATTACTCGTGGTGTGCACATTTGTAATGACCTTGATAGAGAGAAGTAGCTGTG TTATTGACTGTGGCTTCGTGATATACAATAATCCGAACGGAAAAGTTGTACATGTGAATGGAACAACTACATTTGGCAGCGTACTTCAACTACGCTGTAATGAAGGTTACAAGGTCGTTGGTGGTCAGAATATCATGGTCTGTCAGAACAACAGTCGTTGGAGTAACATCAATCTACACTGTGCAG AGATAAGCTGTGGTCTTGCCCAAACCCCTGACAATGGTGTCTGGATCCCCACAAACAAGAGTAAGACGACTGCAGTAGGAACAGTTATGAAACTTTCTTGTAAACGTGGGAGAGCTATTCCACCTCAACATGCCACAATTCGTTGCCAACCCAATGGGACATGGACCCCAGTCATGGCCGTTTGTGCAG GAAATGGAAGATCCACAATGTCGTCGACCAAATTAATTG CTACTGTTATCGGCCTCTTTCTTCTTGCTGTTCTCATGGTAACCGTTGTTGTGATGTTGAAGAAAAG AAAGCAACAACTGAAGTACGCTGCACACACCAATAGGACAAGGACATTTTTGTATCGACCATCAAAGGAAATTGGAGCTTTTCTCTATATTAAATCATCTGGAAGTGGTCAGTATTTAAATCTTTTAGAAGAAGATATAGAAGAAGAAAATGCAGAAGATTCCATGACCAGAAGACCACTACCACCAGATTCTATAAGTGACCAGCATTCCTCTGTAGAAGTATTAGAACAACACAACCAGTATAAAATACCAACTTAG